From a single Buteo buteo chromosome 14, bButBut1.hap1.1, whole genome shotgun sequence genomic region:
- the RB1 gene encoding retinoblastoma-associated protein isoform X3, producing the protein MHALYTLQVRTENLSTDVYLLAYLRLHTLFFRLLSEHPDLEPLIWTLFQHTLQNEYELMRDRHLDQIMMCCMYGICKVKNVDLRFKIIVSAYKELPNTNQETFKRVLIREEQYDSIIVFYNLVFMQKLKTNILQYASNRPPTLSPIPHIPRSPYQFSNSPRRVPAGNNIYISPLKSPYKFSDGFQSPTKMTPRSRILVSIGESFGTSEKFQKINQMVCNSDCQLKRSAEVSSAPKPLKRLRFDIEGQDEADGSKHLPQESKFQQKLAEMTSTRTRMQKQKLNDGNDTSASEEK; encoded by the exons ATGCATGCACTCTACACGCTGCAAGTTCGAACTGAAAACTTATCTACCGATG tGTATCTACTGGCCTATCTTCGACTACATACCCTGTTTTTTCGGCTTCTCTCTGAACATCCTGACCTGGAACCCTTGATCTGGACCCTCTTCCAGCACACGCTGCAAAATGAGTATGAGCTTATGAGAGACAGGCACTTGGACCAG ATCATGATGTGTTGCATGTATGGCATATGCAAAGTAAAGAATGTAGAtctcagatttaaaataatagtttcAGCATACAAGGAGCTTCCCAACACAAATCAAGAG ACTTTCAAACGTGTTCTTATCAGGGAAGAACAGTATGACTCCATTATAGTCTTCTACAACTTAGTGTTTATGcagaagctgaaaacaaacattttgcagtATGCCTCCAACAGG ccTCCCACTCTGTCACCAATCCCACACATTCCTCGCAGCCCTTACCAGTTTTCCAACTCTCCTCGGCGTGTCCCTGCTGGCAATAACATCTACATCTCGCCCTTGAAGAGCCCATACAAATTCTCCGACGGGTTTCAGTCACCCACAAAGATGACTCCAAGGTCTAG AATTTTGGTGTCAATTGGTGAATCGTTTGGG ACTTCtgaaaagtttcaaaaaataaaccagatgGTGTGCAACAGTGACTGCCAGCTAAAACGCAGCGCAGAAGTAAGCTCTGCTCCTAAGCCACTGAAGAGGCTGCGCTTTGATATAGAAGGGCAAGACGAAGCAGATGGAAG caaACACCTACCCCAGGAGTCGAAGTTCCAACAAAAGCTTGCAGAAATGA catctACTCGAACAAGaatgcaaaagcagaagctgaatGATGGAAATGATACCTCAGCCAGTGAAGAAAAGTGA